A window of the Sardina pilchardus chromosome 21, fSarPil1.1, whole genome shotgun sequence genome harbors these coding sequences:
- the LOC134069170 gene encoding proheparin-binding EGF-like growth factor: MRISTVALLVVHALVLSKLVSGASIDKHESEKPPQTVVFNLLEPVSEKRVAEDNLPHEVDYDEEEDEDEDYYYDDEDDYEVSGDYMPRVALSSKPKDPSKVLSEEKESGKRRRGKGRKRGKGKKRNPCLKKYKDFCIHGTCQYLANIRKPSCICHEGYSGERCHDVIWILPSSKTDKGYNRTTALAVVAVVLSSLCLIIIGLLLALRFHKRGAYDVENEEKVKLGAAPHH, encoded by the exons ATGAGGATTTCAACAGTGGCACTTTTGGTGGTCCACGCTCTGG TGCTTTCCAAGTTGGTCAGTGGTGCTTCAATCGACAAGCATGAAAGTGAAAAGCCTCCGCAGACTGTGGTGTTTAACCTGTTGGAACCAGTGAGTGAGAAAAGGGTTGCAGAAGACAATCTGCCGCATGAGGTGGATtatgatgaagaggaagatgaagatgaggattaCTACTATGATGACGAGGACGACTATGAAGTATCAGGGGACTACATGCCCAGAG TTGCCCTTTCCAGTAAACCTAAGGATCCTAGCAAAGTCCTGAGTGAAGAGAAGGAGtcggggaagaggaggagaggcaaggGCAGGAAGAGGGGAAAGGGGAAGAAGAGGAATCCATGCCTGAAGAAATATAAGGATTTCTGCATCCATGGCACCTGCCAATACCTCGCAAACATCCGCAAACCTTCATGCAT ATGCCACGAAGGTTACTCCGGGGAGCGATGTCACGACGTCATTTGGATTTTGCCCAGTAGTAAAACAGACAAAGGATATAACAGGACGACGGCGCTGGCAGTGGTGGCAGTGGTGCTGTCCTCACTCTGTCTCATCATCATCGGCCTCCTGTTGGCGTTGAG GTTTCACAAGCGAGGTGCCTATGATGTGGAGAACGAGGAGAAGGTGAAGCTGGGGGCAGCGCCACACCACTGA